The Metabacillus schmidteae genome has a segment encoding these proteins:
- a CDS encoding ABC transporter substrate-binding protein, translated as MNVKKRLGKMFSFILVLTLLAACGNSAINTSTNEEENESSQQGDSNETIKIGSILPFSGVYASLGKDLSDGMKLYFDSIDWEVEGKKIELIEEDTEADPQVALRKLRKLMDQDDIDILNGSVSTAVAYAIRDEVDSKKLPYLTSHAGGNDLTRAKRSDYIWRSSFSSWQIGHSMGEWAFENVGDKIYIAAADYAFGREVSQAFIEAYTNAGGEIVGEVYPPLGNNDYSSYLTTIGGVEADGVYAFFAGSDAVRFVQQYEQFGLKEKYKLVGSGWLVAEDLRETIGNAAEGTYASTFWDYSLETEENQAFVKAYEEAYNRRPTIESLEGYDAARIIAEALATTKGDVSDSDKFVEAMANVSFTSPRGTISFDKETHHVIQDMYISETIISEGKTENKIIDTIEKVQDPGK; from the coding sequence ATGAATGTGAAGAAAAGATTAGGTAAAATGTTCAGTTTCATCTTGGTTTTAACCTTACTAGCTGCTTGTGGAAACAGTGCCATTAATACAAGTACAAATGAAGAAGAAAATGAATCCTCTCAACAAGGTGATAGCAACGAAACGATTAAGATTGGTTCAATTCTTCCGTTTTCTGGTGTTTACGCTTCTCTTGGGAAAGATTTATCAGATGGAATGAAGTTGTATTTTGACAGTATTGATTGGGAAGTAGAGGGAAAAAAGATTGAATTAATTGAGGAAGATACAGAGGCAGATCCCCAGGTTGCTTTACGAAAACTACGTAAACTTATGGATCAGGATGATATTGATATTTTAAATGGATCAGTCAGTACGGCTGTTGCTTATGCAATTCGTGATGAAGTTGATTCCAAGAAATTGCCATATCTTACTTCACATGCAGGAGGAAATGATTTAACTAGAGCAAAACGCAGTGATTATATTTGGAGATCATCCTTTTCATCATGGCAAATAGGTCACTCTATGGGTGAATGGGCGTTTGAAAATGTAGGAGATAAAATATACATTGCAGCTGCTGATTATGCATTTGGAAGGGAAGTTTCACAAGCATTTATTGAGGCTTATACAAATGCAGGCGGAGAAATTGTTGGTGAAGTGTATCCACCTCTTGGGAATAATGACTATTCTTCTTATTTAACCACAATTGGTGGAGTGGAAGCAGATGGTGTTTATGCATTTTTTGCCGGTAGTGATGCTGTACGATTCGTTCAACAGTATGAGCAGTTTGGATTAAAAGAAAAATACAAGCTTGTTGGTTCTGGATGGTTAGTGGCTGAAGATTTACGTGAAACGATTGGGAACGCTGCAGAAGGTACTTACGCGTCAACATTCTGGGATTACAGTTTAGAAACTGAGGAAAATCAAGCGTTTGTTAAAGCGTACGAAGAAGCTTATAACAGAAGACCAACAATTGAATCGTTAGAAGGCTATGATGCTGCACGAATCATCGCTGAAGCACTTGCTACTACTAAAGGAGATGTTTCAGATTCAGATAAGTTTGTGGAGGCTATGGCCAATGTTTCGTTTACAAGTCCAAGAGGTACCATTTCCTTTGATAAAGAAACACATCATGTCATTCAAGACATGTACATTTCTGAAACGATCATTTCTGAAGGGAAAACAGAGAACAAAATCATTGATACGATTGAAAAAGTTCAGGATCCTGGCAAGTAA
- a CDS encoding branched-chain amino acid ABC transporter permease → MDLIGAQLVNGVSYGLLLFVITCGLSLVFGILGVLNLAHGSMYMFGAYIAYSLTATYTQSFWIALLIAPICVALLALVVELVLLRPTYKLGHLSQVLLTFGLAYVFHDIASHIWGSNVLTIKVPSVFSGSISIFGQVFPVYRIVVIVIGIIIAALLWFIQAKTRWGAIIRAGLNDKEMVSALGVNITLVFTIVFVIGGLLAGFGGVIAGPILGIYPSMEFQTLILALVVLVIGGLGSIAGTLVAGLLVGVFETFSRFVFPDLSMFLIFGLMVVILVVKPNGLFGKKVA, encoded by the coding sequence ATGGATTTAATCGGAGCGCAATTAGTAAATGGTGTGTCATATGGTCTGCTTCTATTTGTCATCACATGTGGATTATCACTTGTCTTTGGGATTTTGGGAGTTTTAAATTTAGCACATGGTTCAATGTATATGTTCGGTGCCTACATCGCTTATTCACTAACCGCAACATATACCCAAAGCTTTTGGATAGCATTACTAATTGCCCCGATATGTGTAGCGTTGTTAGCGTTAGTGGTGGAGCTTGTCTTGCTCCGCCCTACCTACAAATTAGGCCATTTATCTCAAGTATTGCTTACATTCGGCCTAGCTTATGTTTTTCATGACATCGCATCACATATTTGGGGATCTAATGTTCTTACAATTAAAGTTCCTTCTGTTTTTTCAGGCTCCATCTCTATATTTGGTCAAGTTTTCCCAGTATATCGAATTGTGGTTATTGTGATTGGGATTATTATTGCGGCATTATTATGGTTTATCCAAGCAAAAACAAGATGGGGGGCCATTATTCGAGCGGGTTTGAATGATAAAGAAATGGTTAGTGCCCTTGGAGTAAATATTACACTTGTATTTACTATTGTCTTTGTCATTGGTGGACTTCTAGCTGGTTTTGGTGGTGTTATTGCAGGTCCAATCCTCGGAATTTATCCTAGTATGGAATTCCAAACATTAATACTTGCCCTTGTTGTGCTTGTTATTGGGGGACTTGGTTCAATAGCAGGAACATTAGTGGCCGGCCTGCTTGTAGGAGTATTTGAAACATTTAGTCGATTTGTGTTCCCTGATCTCAGCATGTTCCTTATA